A single window of Oncorhynchus clarkii lewisi isolate Uvic-CL-2024 chromosome 10, UVic_Ocla_1.0, whole genome shotgun sequence DNA harbors:
- the LOC139419642 gene encoding leucine-rich repeat LGI family member 2-like: MLASKHWLWINLIILCLGQASLAAPKKVFRCPSGCSCSRETIICVGTSSVPRTMPNDINSLSIVNGSLAEITEAMFSLMPSLQLLLLNSNSLTTIKDDAFYGLPHLEYLFIEGNKIETIAKNALRGLRDVTHLSLANNNMRALPRDLFHDLDSLLELDLRGNIFQCDCENKWLMMWLKNTNATVSDVNCAGPIEMKGKRLNDLPIPPDECISTDFVRHQSIPTQALSADIFSHKEDIYVAMADPNYNSCVVMEWDHIEMNFRPFDNITGKSVVGCKSVLIDNHVLVIVTQLFGGSHIYKFDDQQNKFTKFQTIEVFNISKPNDIEVFQIAGEWYFIIVDSSKAGLSTLYKWNDQTDRNETGFYSYQFLHEWFRDTDAEFVELDGKSHLILASRSQAPVIYLWNKSSQKFQLHNEIPNVDDVVAVKAFRVDEELYLAMTCYIGDSKVLKWTSKQFTEVQALPSRGAMVLQPFSFKDRHYLALGSDYSFTQIYLWDEEIKMFSKFKDIYVQSPRSFNVVSTDRRNFLFSSSFKGKTMVFEHVIVDISL; this comes from the exons atgttagccTCGAAGCATTGGTTATGGATAAATTTGATTATACTGTGTCTCGGTCAAGCCAGTCTAGCTGCACCTAAAAAGGTTTTTCGATGCCCTTCGGGATGCTCGTGCTCCAGGGAGACCATTATCTGTGTCGGGACCTCAAGTGTACCACGGACTATGCCGAATGACATCAACTCACT GAGCATAGTAAATGGATCCCTCGCAGAAATCACAGAGGCCATGTTCTCCCTCATGCCATCTCTGCAGTTGCT GCTTCTCAATTCAAATTCATTGACCACCATCAAAGATGATGCATTCTATGGCCTTCCTCATCTTGAATATTT ATTCATAGAAGGCAACAAGATTGAGACCATCGCCAAAAATGCCCTCAGAGGTCTCCGAGACGTGACTCATTT GTCGCTGGCTAACAACAACATGAGGGCTTTGCCAAGGGATCTCTTCCACGATCTTGACTCCCTGCTAGAGCT GGATTTGAGAGGCAACATATTTCAGTGTGACTGCGAGAACAAGTGGCTGATGATGTGGCTGAAAAACACCAACGCTACCGTATCGGATGTCAACTGCGCAGGTCCCATAGAAATGAAGGGCAAACGCCTGAATGACCTTCCCATCCCGCCAGACGAGTGTATCTCCACGG ACTTTGTCCGTCATCAGTCCATTCCAACCCAGGCTTTGTCGGCTGACATTTTCTCCCATAAGGAGGACATTTATGTGGCGATGGCTGACCCCAATTACAACAGCTGTGTGGTCATGGAATGGGACCACATTGAAATGAATTTCAGGCCTTTCGATAACATCACAG GAAAGTCTGTTGTTGGATGCAAGTCTGTTCTGATTGACAACCACGTCTTGGTAATCGTGACTCAGCTCTTTGGCGGATCCCACATCTACAAGTTTGATGATCAGCAAAACAAGTTCACCAAGTTCCAAACCATTGAGGTCTTCAACATCTCCAAACCCAATGACATTGAGGTGTTCCAAATAGCCGGCGAGTGGTACTTCATCATTGTGGACAGCTCCAAGGCAGGCCTATCTACTCTGTACAAGTGGAACGACCAAACGGACCGGAACGAGACCGGTTTCTACTCCTACCAGTTCCTCCACGAGTGGTTCCGAGATACGGACGCCGAGTTCGTCGAGCTAGACGGGAAGTCCCACCTCATCTTGGCCAGTCGCTCTCAGGCGCCTGTCATTTACCTCTGGAACAAGAGCAGCCAGAAGTTCCAGCTGCACAACGAAATCCCAAATGTTGACGACGTGGTGGCGGTCAAAGCCTTCCGGGTGGACGAGGAGCTCTACCTGGCCATGACGTGCTACATCGGTGACTCCAAAGTCCTCAAGTGGACCAGCAAGCAGTTCACTGAGGTGCAGGCCCTGCCTTCTCGTGGCGCCATGGTCCTCCAGCCGTTTTCATTCAAGGACAGGCACTACTTGGCCCTGGGAAGTGATTACTCCTTCACACAGATCTACTTGTGGGATGAGGAGATCAAAATGTTCTCTAAGTTCAAGGATATCTATGTGCAGTCTCCACGTTCTTTCAATGTGGTGTCCACTGACCGGCGTAATTTTTTATTTTCCTCCAGCTTCAAAGGGAAAACTATGGTCTTTGAGCATGTTATTGTCGACATAAGCCTGTGA